From Microbacterium sufflavum:
CCTCGTGGCCGCCATCCAACAGCAGGCGGGGCGGCTCTCGACCATCCAGCCGGCCATGGCCAACGACGTCCGCGGCGAGCTCGCCCGGCTGATCTCCGAGGTGGCGCCCGACGGCTTCGAGAAGGTGTTCTTCACCAACGGCGGCGCCGAGGCGAACGAGTACGCGGTGCGCATGGCACGCCAGTCCACCGGGCGCCGCAAGGTGCTGTCGATGTACCGCAGCTACCACGGCTCCACCTCGACCGCGATCTCGCTCACGGGCGACCCCCGCCGCTGGGCGAACGACACCGCCGACGCGGGAGCCGTGCGCTTCTTCGGCCCGTACCTGTACCGCTCCCCGTTCCACGCCGAGACGCCGGAGCAGGAGGCCGAGCGCGCCCTCGCCCACCTGGAGCAGACCATCCAGCTCGAGGGACCGCAGACGATCGCGGCGATCATCATCGAGACGGTCGTCGGCACGAACGGCGTGCTGGTGCCGCCGCCCGGCTACCTCCCGGGGGTGCGCGAGCTGTGCGACCGCTACGGCATCGTCTACATCGCCGACGAGGTGATGGTGGGGTTCGGACGCCTGGGCGAGTGGTTCGGCATCGACGCGTTCGGCGCGCAGCCCGACCTCCTCACCTTCGCGAAGGGCGTGAACTCGGGCTACGTGCCCCTCGGCGGTGTCGTGATCTCCGACCGCATCGCCCGCGCGTTCGACACGATGCCGTTCGCGGGCGGGCTCACGTACTCCGGGCATCCGCTGGCGTGCGCGGCCGGCGTCGCGACGTTCGAGGTGTTCCGCCGGGACGGGATCCTGGAGCGCGTCCGCGACCTCGGCGAGCGCGTCGTCGAGCCGACCCTGCGCTCCTGGGTCGAACGGCACCCGTCCGTGGGCGAGGTGCGGGGGCGCGGGCTGTTCTGGGCGGTCGAGCTCGTGCGGGATGCGGAGACCAGGGAGCCGTTGGTGCCGTTCAACGCCGCGGGGGCCGACGCTGCGCCCATGGTCGCGTTCGCCGCGGCCGCTCGACGCGCAGGGGTCTGGCCGTTCACGCACTTCAACCGCGTGCACATCGCGCCGCCGCTGGTGATCGAGGAGGAGGAGCTGCGGCGGGGGCTGCGAGTGATCGACGAGGCGCTGGCCGTGGCGGACGAGGTGGCCGCCGGCTGAGGAGCCGGGCGGCCGGCGGGGCTACTTGGAGTCGAAGTCGAACGCCTTGAGCAGTTCCAGGACGGCCTTGTCGCGCTCCTCGCCGCCCTCCTCGAACATGTGGGTCACGTGCGTGCGCAGGTGGTTCTCGAGCAGCAAGCGGTTGAGAGACTCGAGGGAGCGCTGGATCGCCCGGGACTGCGTGATGATGTCCATGCAGTACTCCTCGTTCTCGATCATCCGCGCGACGCCGCGCATCTGACCCTCGAGGATGCTCGTGCGATGCAGGGCGCGCTTCTTGATGTCTTCGATCACGTATCGAGGGTACTCGCCCCGTGAAAGGATGACGTCATGCCGCGAACACCCACGACGCTGCTCTCCCTCGCCGATCAGGAACGGCGGCGAGCGCTGCGGCGGATGAAGGCCGTCGCCCTCGGCGCCCTGCTGTTCATGGCCCTCGCGTTCGTGATCGCCTTCGCGTTCCAGGAACGCGTCGGCTGGCTCTCCTACGTGCGCGCGGCGGCCGAGGGTGGCATGGTCGGTGCTCTC
This genomic window contains:
- a CDS encoding aspartate aminotransferase family protein, producing the protein MTTYTDRHGATLPLPDAAADARVRSDDRSHVFHSWSAQAAIDPLPVAAGHGSTFWDYDGNAYLDFSSQLVNLNLGHQHPDLVAAIQQQAGRLSTIQPAMANDVRGELARLISEVAPDGFEKVFFTNGGAEANEYAVRMARQSTGRRKVLSMYRSYHGSTSTAISLTGDPRRWANDTADAGAVRFFGPYLYRSPFHAETPEQEAERALAHLEQTIQLEGPQTIAAIIIETVVGTNGVLVPPPGYLPGVRELCDRYGIVYIADEVMVGFGRLGEWFGIDAFGAQPDLLTFAKGVNSGYVPLGGVVISDRIARAFDTMPFAGGLTYSGHPLACAAGVATFEVFRRDGILERVRDLGERVVEPTLRSWVERHPSVGEVRGRGLFWAVELVRDAETREPLVPFNAAGADAAPMVAFAAAARRAGVWPFTHFNRVHIAPPLVIEEEELRRGLRVIDEALAVADEVAAG
- a CDS encoding metal-sensitive transcriptional regulator; its protein translation is MIEDIKKRALHRTSILEGQMRGVARMIENEEYCMDIITQSRAIQRSLESLNRLLLENHLRTHVTHMFEEGGEERDKAVLELLKAFDFDSK